The Miscanthus floridulus cultivar M001 chromosome 7, ASM1932011v1, whole genome shotgun sequence genome includes a region encoding these proteins:
- the LOC136466591 gene encoding leucine-rich repeat receptor-like kinase protein SUNN isoform X3, which translates to MLGGKLLARAPDLLYPTYHGWGFHSSASTIMSYIKLAPVTCLALGVLLSVFIVFLMHRRRPQLQSLMFEGSLKFGGGWKISYPLPLEFGYKEILLGIMEDDVIGVGGSGKVRRVHLNRRKDRQYQTVALKELRRKRNQAGEELLDKLFDAEVNTLGLMRHPNIITLFCCITGIWTSLLVYEDMQNGSLDQWLHKSTGRLDWPSRVGMATDTARGLSYMHDQAIIHRNVKSSNILLDHNFKAKIGDFGLARVLAKPGESEVASAICGTPGHIAPEVTPCEDSEGLRQASFISLIHNWQRYMCNCL; encoded by the exons ATGTTGGGGGGCAAATTACTAGCTCGCGCGCCAGATTTGCTATACCCCACATACCACGGATGGGGATTTCATAGCTCAGCTTCAACCATAATGAGCTACATCAAGCTTGCTCCCGTCACATGCCTTGCTCTCGGAGTACTGTTATCTGTTTTCATCGTCTTCCTAATGCATCGGCGCCGCCCCCAGCTCCAGTCATTGATGTTCGAGGGCAGCTTGAAGTTCGGCGGCGGCTGGAAGATATCATACCCGCTCCCGCTGGAGTTTGGTTATAAAGAAATACTGCTTGGCATTATGGAAGATGATGTGATTGGCGTGGGTGGGTCAGGAAAGGTGCGCCGCGTCCACCTCAACAGGCGCAAGGATCGCCAGTACCAGACCGTGGCTCTGAAGGAGCTCAGGAGGAAGAGGAACCAGGCTGGAGAGGAACTGCTCGACAAGCTGTTCGATGCTGAGGTGAATACACTGGGCCTTATGCGCCACCCCAACATCATCACCCTGTTCTGCTGCATCACCGGCATCTGGACTAGCCTGCTGGTCTACGAGGATATGCAGAACGGTAGCCTGGACCAGTGGCTGCACAAGTCCACGGGCCGGCTGGACTGGCCGTCTAGGGTTGGCATGGCCACCGACACTGCGAGAGGCCTGAGCTACATGCACGACCAGGCCATCATCCACCGCAACGTCAAGTCCAGCAACATCCTGCTTGACCACAACTTCAAGGCCAAGATTGGTGATTTCGGACTTGCCCGGGTACTTGCCAAGCCTGGTGAATCGGAGGTGGCGTCTGCCATATGTGGAACACCTGGTCATATTGCTCCAG AGGTTACACCATGTGAGGATTCGGAAGGCTTGAGACAAGCCTCATTTATCTCTCTGATACACAATTGGCAAAGATACATGTGTAATTGTCTATAA
- the LOC136465131 gene encoding probable histone acetyltransferase HAC-like 1 encodes MSGKRKLDQVDSGVGAGGGANGQPHHHQPVDGAAGFPGTDVEFVRLRTTMREKIFEYIGKKPTTSAEWWNKVPELAKRLEEILYRKFPNKNDYCKMKKGPIEPQLQFAIKTLSAQQNQRNPQVERQTPPLSSSNLKPFLSLSKAPIYERRLIAYAAVES; translated from the exons ATGTCGGGGAAGCGGAAGCTGGACCAGGTCGACAGCGGCGTCggtgccggcggcggcgccaaTGGGCAACCGCACCACCACCAGCCGGTGGATGGCGCGGCCGGCTTCCCGGGGACAGATGTGGAGTTCGTGAGGCTGCGCACCACCATGCGCGAGAAGAT ATTCGAGTATATAGGAAAGAAACCGACGACATCAGCTGAGTGGTGGAATAAGGTGCCAGAACTGGCAAAGCGGCTTGAGGAGATCTTGTATAGAAAATTTCCAAACAAG AATGACTACTGCAAAATGAAGAAGGGACCAATTGAGCCACAATTGCAGTTTGCTATTAAGACCTTGTCCGCTCAGCAAAATCAACGAAACCCACAAGTGGAAAGGCAGACACCACCTTTATCCAGCTCAAATCTG AAACCTTTTCTTTCACTGTCAAAGGCACCGATATATGAGCGCAGGCTTATTGCTTATGCTGCtg TGGAAAGCTGA
- the LOC136466591 gene encoding leucine-rich repeat receptor-like kinase protein SUNN isoform X1: MLGGKLLARAPDLLYPTYHGWGFHSSASTIMSYIKLAPVTCLALGVLLSVFIVFLMHRRRPQLQSLMFEGSLKFGGGWKISYPLPLEFGYKEILLGIMEDDVIGVGGSGKVRRVHLNRRKDRQYQTVALKELRRKRNQAGEELLDKLFDAEVNTLGLMRHPNIITLFCCITGIWTSLLVYEDMQNGSLDQWLHKSTGRLDWPSRVGMATDTARGLSYMHDQAIIHRNVKSSNILLDHNFKAKIGDFGLARVLAKPGESEVASAICGTPGHIAPAEGKHQGMEGYFFLQSRIYVRFWCHIMQFQCAQHLRIISGVWFVE; this comes from the exons ATGTTGGGGGGCAAATTACTAGCTCGCGCGCCAGATTTGCTATACCCCACATACCACGGATGGGGATTTCATAGCTCAGCTTCAACCATAATGAGCTACATCAAGCTTGCTCCCGTCACATGCCTTGCTCTCGGAGTACTGTTATCTGTTTTCATCGTCTTCCTAATGCATCGGCGCCGCCCCCAGCTCCAGTCATTGATGTTCGAGGGCAGCTTGAAGTTCGGCGGCGGCTGGAAGATATCATACCCGCTCCCGCTGGAGTTTGGTTATAAAGAAATACTGCTTGGCATTATGGAAGATGATGTGATTGGCGTGGGTGGGTCAGGAAAGGTGCGCCGCGTCCACCTCAACAGGCGCAAGGATCGCCAGTACCAGACCGTGGCTCTGAAGGAGCTCAGGAGGAAGAGGAACCAGGCTGGAGAGGAACTGCTCGACAAGCTGTTCGATGCTGAGGTGAATACACTGGGCCTTATGCGCCACCCCAACATCATCACCCTGTTCTGCTGCATCACCGGCATCTGGACTAGCCTGCTGGTCTACGAGGATATGCAGAACGGTAGCCTGGACCAGTGGCTGCACAAGTCCACGGGCCGGCTGGACTGGCCGTCTAGGGTTGGCATGGCCACCGACACTGCGAGAGGCCTGAGCTACATGCACGACCAGGCCATCATCCACCGCAACGTCAAGTCCAGCAACATCCTGCTTGACCACAACTTCAAGGCCAAGATTGGTGATTTCGGACTTGCCCGGGTACTTGCCAAGCCTGGTGAATCGGAGGTGGCGTCTGCCATATGTGGAACACCTGGTCATATTGCTCCAG CAGAGGGCAAGCATCAGGGTATGGAAGGCTACTTCTTTTTGCAGAGTAGGATATATGTAAGGTTTTGGTGCCATATCATGCAATTCCAATGTGCTCAGCATCTCCGGATCATCTCTGGTGTTTGGTTTGTAGAATGA
- the LOC136466591 gene encoding leucine-rich repeat receptor-like kinase protein SUNN isoform X2, whose translation MLGGKLLARAPDLLYPTYHGWGFHSSASTIMSYIKLAPVTCLALGVLLSVFIVFLMHRRRPQLQSLMFEGSLKFGGGWKISYPLPLEFGYKEILLGIMEDDVIGVGGSGKVRRVHLNRRKDRQYQTVALKELRRKRNQAGEELLDKLFDAEVNTLGLMRHPNIITLFCCITGIWTSLLVYEDMQNGSLDQWLHKSTGRLDWPSRVGMATDTARGLSYMHDQAIIHRNVKSSNILLDHNFKAKIGDFGLARVLAKPGESEVASAICGTPGHIAPEGKHQGMEGYFFLQSRIYVRFWCHIMQFQCAQHLRIISGVWFVE comes from the exons ATGTTGGGGGGCAAATTACTAGCTCGCGCGCCAGATTTGCTATACCCCACATACCACGGATGGGGATTTCATAGCTCAGCTTCAACCATAATGAGCTACATCAAGCTTGCTCCCGTCACATGCCTTGCTCTCGGAGTACTGTTATCTGTTTTCATCGTCTTCCTAATGCATCGGCGCCGCCCCCAGCTCCAGTCATTGATGTTCGAGGGCAGCTTGAAGTTCGGCGGCGGCTGGAAGATATCATACCCGCTCCCGCTGGAGTTTGGTTATAAAGAAATACTGCTTGGCATTATGGAAGATGATGTGATTGGCGTGGGTGGGTCAGGAAAGGTGCGCCGCGTCCACCTCAACAGGCGCAAGGATCGCCAGTACCAGACCGTGGCTCTGAAGGAGCTCAGGAGGAAGAGGAACCAGGCTGGAGAGGAACTGCTCGACAAGCTGTTCGATGCTGAGGTGAATACACTGGGCCTTATGCGCCACCCCAACATCATCACCCTGTTCTGCTGCATCACCGGCATCTGGACTAGCCTGCTGGTCTACGAGGATATGCAGAACGGTAGCCTGGACCAGTGGCTGCACAAGTCCACGGGCCGGCTGGACTGGCCGTCTAGGGTTGGCATGGCCACCGACACTGCGAGAGGCCTGAGCTACATGCACGACCAGGCCATCATCCACCGCAACGTCAAGTCCAGCAACATCCTGCTTGACCACAACTTCAAGGCCAAGATTGGTGATTTCGGACTTGCCCGGGTACTTGCCAAGCCTGGTGAATCGGAGGTGGCGTCTGCCATATGTGGAACACCTGGTCATATTGCTCCAG AGGGCAAGCATCAGGGTATGGAAGGCTACTTCTTTTTGCAGAGTAGGATATATGTAAGGTTTTGGTGCCATATCATGCAATTCCAATGTGCTCAGCATCTCCGGATCATCTCTGGTGTTTGGTTTGTAGAATGA
- the LOC136466591 gene encoding leucine-rich repeat receptor-like kinase protein SUNN isoform X4 has translation MLGGKLLARAPDLLYPTYHGWGFHSSASTIMSYIKLAPVTCLALGVLLSVFIVFLMHRRRPQLQSLMFEGSLKFGGGWKISYPLPLEFGYKEILLGIMEDDVIGVGGSGKVRRVHLNRRKDRQYQTVALKELRRKRNQAGEELLDKLFDAEVNTLGLMRHPNIITLFCCITGIWTSLLVYEDMQNGSLDQWLHKSTGRLDWPSRVGMATDTARGLSYMHDQAIIHRNVKSSNILLDHNFKAKIGDFGLARVLAKPGESEVASAICGTPGHIAPDRGVGELCHGRMVYPPLRPRCPDSGPE, from the exons ATGTTGGGGGGCAAATTACTAGCTCGCGCGCCAGATTTGCTATACCCCACATACCACGGATGGGGATTTCATAGCTCAGCTTCAACCATAATGAGCTACATCAAGCTTGCTCCCGTCACATGCCTTGCTCTCGGAGTACTGTTATCTGTTTTCATCGTCTTCCTAATGCATCGGCGCCGCCCCCAGCTCCAGTCATTGATGTTCGAGGGCAGCTTGAAGTTCGGCGGCGGCTGGAAGATATCATACCCGCTCCCGCTGGAGTTTGGTTATAAAGAAATACTGCTTGGCATTATGGAAGATGATGTGATTGGCGTGGGTGGGTCAGGAAAGGTGCGCCGCGTCCACCTCAACAGGCGCAAGGATCGCCAGTACCAGACCGTGGCTCTGAAGGAGCTCAGGAGGAAGAGGAACCAGGCTGGAGAGGAACTGCTCGACAAGCTGTTCGATGCTGAGGTGAATACACTGGGCCTTATGCGCCACCCCAACATCATCACCCTGTTCTGCTGCATCACCGGCATCTGGACTAGCCTGCTGGTCTACGAGGATATGCAGAACGGTAGCCTGGACCAGTGGCTGCACAAGTCCACGGGCCGGCTGGACTGGCCGTCTAGGGTTGGCATGGCCACCGACACTGCGAGAGGCCTGAGCTACATGCACGACCAGGCCATCATCCACCGCAACGTCAAGTCCAGCAACATCCTGCTTGACCACAACTTCAAGGCCAAGATTGGTGATTTCGGACTTGCCCGGGTACTTGCCAAGCCTGGTGAATCGGAGGTGGCGTCTGCCATATGTGGAACACCTGGTCATATTGCTCCAG ATCGCGGAGTCGGTGAGCTTTGTCATGGTCGAATGGTCTATCCACCGCTGCGGCCACGTTGTCCAGACAGCGGGCCCGAATGA